Proteins from one Amycolatopsis benzoatilytica AK 16/65 genomic window:
- a CDS encoding sugar ABC transporter substrate-binding protein codes for MRTRTLTLLAATVSAGLALTACGANSSGSGNSGNNSSASAPAGGGANGKVGVILPETATSARWEAFDKPMLQAALSAQGFSADIENAQGDNQKFSTLADGFISQGVKVLIIAPSDPAVGAAIEAKAKTAGIPVIDYDRPSLGGSADYYVSFDNEKVGELQAQGLADALKSKPGANVVQIEGAPTDNNATLFAAGHDKILKPLYDSGALKLVQKQAIDNWDAQVGGTTFEQIFTRVNGKVDGVLAANDELAGAVITVLKKNGLNGKVPVTGQDSTAAGLQAILRGDQTLTIFKPIKEEADNTAKLAAALAKGDKAAADAIATGKLHDPKNNRDLKSVLLTPQLITVKDIKTVVSAGYVKASAICTGDLAAKCTQYGIS; via the coding sequence ATGCGCACCAGAACCCTTACCCTCCTCGCCGCGACGGTGAGCGCCGGCTTGGCGCTGACCGCGTGCGGCGCGAACAGCTCAGGTTCCGGGAACTCAGGGAACAACAGCTCCGCGTCGGCTCCGGCGGGCGGCGGCGCCAACGGCAAGGTCGGCGTGATCCTTCCGGAGACCGCCACCTCTGCTCGCTGGGAAGCCTTCGACAAGCCGATGCTGCAGGCTGCGCTCTCCGCGCAGGGCTTCAGCGCGGACATCGAGAACGCCCAGGGCGACAACCAGAAGTTCTCCACCCTCGCCGACGGCTTCATCAGCCAGGGCGTCAAGGTGCTGATCATCGCCCCGTCCGACCCGGCGGTCGGCGCGGCGATCGAGGCCAAGGCGAAGACCGCGGGCATCCCGGTCATCGACTACGACCGTCCGAGCCTCGGCGGTTCGGCCGACTACTACGTCTCGTTCGACAACGAGAAGGTCGGCGAACTTCAGGCGCAGGGCCTGGCGGACGCGCTGAAGAGCAAGCCGGGCGCGAACGTGGTGCAGATCGAGGGCGCGCCGACGGACAACAACGCGACCCTGTTCGCCGCGGGCCACGACAAGATCCTGAAGCCGCTGTACGACTCGGGCGCGCTCAAGCTCGTGCAGAAGCAGGCCATCGACAACTGGGACGCCCAGGTCGGCGGCACCACCTTCGAGCAGATCTTCACCCGGGTCAACGGCAAGGTCGACGGCGTCCTCGCGGCGAACGACGAGCTGGCCGGTGCGGTGATCACCGTGCTGAAGAAGAACGGCCTCAACGGCAAGGTCCCGGTCACCGGCCAGGACTCGACCGCGGCCGGTCTGCAGGCGATCCTGCGCGGCGACCAGACGCTGACCATCTTCAAGCCGATCAAGGAAGAAGCGGACAACACCGCGAAGCTGGCCGCGGCGCTGGCCAAGGGCGACAAGGCAGCGGCGGACGCGATCGCGACCGGCAAGCTGCACGACCCGAAGAACAACCGCGACCTGAAGTCGGTGCTGCTCACGCCGCAGCTGATCACCGTCAAGGACATCAAGACCGTGGTCTCCGCGGGCTACGTCAAGGCGTCCGCGATCTGCACCGGCGACCTCGCCGCCAAGTGCACCCAGTACGGCATCTCCTGA
- a CDS encoding ATP-binding cassette domain-containing protein, protein MSEPILDITGLNKSFGPVHVLHDVDFTVRAGEVTALVGDNGAGKSTLVKCIAGIHPYDTGSVRFDGAEVHIHGPKDAAELGIEVVYQDLALADNLDIVQNMFLGRERGNSWLLDEASMEKAARETLASLGVRTVKSVRSLVSALSGGQRQTVAIAKSVLWNSKVVILDEPTAALGVAQTKQVLDLVRRLAEQGLGVVLISHNMADVFEVADRINVLYLGRLVAEVQTSDVTHGQVVELITAGRSGDLGLARPEAVAL, encoded by the coding sequence ATGAGCGAGCCCATTCTCGACATCACCGGCCTGAACAAGAGTTTCGGCCCGGTCCACGTCCTGCACGACGTGGACTTCACCGTGCGGGCGGGCGAAGTGACCGCGCTCGTCGGCGACAACGGGGCCGGCAAGTCCACTTTGGTCAAATGCATCGCAGGCATCCACCCGTACGACACCGGTTCGGTCCGGTTCGACGGCGCGGAGGTGCACATTCACGGTCCGAAGGACGCCGCCGAGCTCGGCATCGAGGTCGTCTACCAGGACCTCGCGCTGGCCGACAACCTCGACATCGTGCAGAACATGTTCCTCGGCCGCGAACGCGGCAACAGCTGGCTGCTCGACGAGGCCAGCATGGAGAAGGCTGCGCGCGAGACGCTGGCCTCGCTCGGCGTGCGCACGGTGAAGTCCGTCCGCAGCCTGGTTTCCGCGCTGTCCGGCGGGCAGCGGCAGACCGTCGCGATCGCGAAATCGGTGCTGTGGAACAGCAAAGTCGTCATCTTGGACGAGCCGACCGCCGCGCTCGGCGTGGCGCAGACCAAGCAGGTGCTCGACCTGGTGCGCCGGCTGGCCGAACAGGGCCTCGGCGTGGTGCTGATCAGCCACAACATGGCCGACGTGTTCGAGGTGGCCGACCGGATCAACGTGCTCTACCTCGGCCGGCTCGTCGCGGAGGTCCAGACCAGCGACGTCACGCACGGCCAGGTCGTCGAACTCATCACCGCCGGCCGGTCGGGCGACCTCGGCCTGGCCCGTCCCGAAGCTGTCGCGCTGTGA
- a CDS encoding sugar ABC transporter permease, whose translation MTETSEKPQTPDAPSGAITDFGIDTTSMSTGEAIRDYFARMKAGQLGSIPAVLGVIVLAILFSALSGDFFTLRNIANLLAQGAGQTIIAMGIVFVLLLGEIDLSAGTASGVCASLMALHYVHNGNLLGSMGTGVFITFLAVLVLAVVLALLQRIWAGAAIALVGIVVILIGAPVNAWVEMVIAICTGTAIGCITGFLVSKIGMPSFVVTLALFIVWQGVILQFVGEGGTLPISTNDTLNAVANGNLSVLGSWVMFVVAAGGYALLALGQHFSRRKRGLVVQPTAIVLAKVGAVAVIAAVATYLLTVNRASNSLVVIQGVPYVVPIVLVLLVAGTYVLNRTRYGRYLYAVGGNKEAARRAGINVPKMRTSVFVISSSFAAIGAIVYSSKLGAVNAQAGGLNTLLFAVGAAVIGGTSLFGGKGRIIDAVIGGAVLAIVNNGLGLLQQPPAVVNIVTGLVLMLAATVDALSRRRAESSAR comes from the coding sequence ATGACCGAAACTTCCGAGAAGCCGCAGACGCCGGACGCGCCCTCCGGGGCGATCACCGACTTCGGCATCGACACCACTTCGATGTCCACCGGCGAGGCGATCCGGGACTACTTCGCGCGGATGAAGGCCGGGCAGCTCGGCTCGATTCCCGCCGTGCTCGGCGTGATCGTGCTCGCGATCCTGTTCAGCGCGTTGTCCGGTGACTTTTTCACGCTGCGCAACATCGCGAACCTGCTGGCGCAGGGCGCGGGCCAGACCATCATCGCGATGGGCATCGTGTTCGTGCTGCTGCTGGGCGAGATCGACCTGTCCGCGGGCACCGCGTCCGGCGTGTGCGCGTCGCTGATGGCGCTGCATTACGTCCACAATGGAAACCTGCTGGGCTCCATGGGCACCGGCGTGTTCATCACGTTCCTCGCGGTGCTCGTGCTCGCCGTGGTGCTGGCGCTGCTGCAGAGGATCTGGGCCGGAGCGGCGATCGCCCTCGTCGGTATCGTGGTGATCCTGATCGGCGCGCCGGTGAACGCATGGGTCGAGATGGTCATCGCGATCTGCACCGGCACCGCGATCGGCTGCATCACCGGTTTCCTGGTGTCGAAGATCGGCATGCCGTCGTTCGTCGTCACGCTGGCGCTGTTCATCGTGTGGCAGGGCGTGATCCTGCAGTTCGTCGGAGAGGGCGGCACGCTGCCGATCAGCACGAACGACACGCTCAACGCGGTCGCCAACGGCAACCTTTCGGTGCTGGGCAGCTGGGTGATGTTCGTGGTCGCCGCCGGCGGTTACGCCCTGCTCGCGCTCGGACAGCACTTCTCGCGGCGGAAGCGCGGGCTCGTGGTGCAGCCGACGGCGATCGTGCTGGCGAAGGTCGGCGCTGTCGCGGTCATCGCGGCGGTGGCGACCTACTTGCTCACCGTCAACCGGGCGTCGAACAGCCTCGTGGTGATCCAAGGCGTGCCGTATGTGGTGCCGATCGTCCTGGTCCTGCTGGTCGCGGGCACCTACGTGCTCAACCGCACGCGGTACGGACGTTACCTGTACGCGGTGGGCGGCAACAAGGAAGCGGCGCGCCGGGCCGGCATCAACGTGCCGAAGATGCGCACCAGCGTGTTCGTGATCAGCTCGTCGTTCGCGGCGATCGGCGCGATCGTCTACTCGTCGAAGCTGGGCGCGGTGAACGCACAGGCCGGTGGCCTGAACACGCTGCTGTTCGCGGTCGGCGCCGCGGTGATCGGCGGAACGTCGCTGTTCGGCGGCAAGGGCCGGATCATCGACGCCGTCATCGGTGGCGCGGTGCTGGCGATCGTCAACAACGGACTGGGTCTGCTCCAGCAGCCGCCCGCGGTGGTCAACATCGTCACCGGTCTGGTGCTGATGCTGGCCGCGACGGTGGACGCGTTGTCGCGTCGGCGGGCTGAGTCGTCCGCACGCTGA
- a CDS encoding ROK family transcriptional regulator, with translation MSSSPVARPDEVRRHNRTTLLRLLHVGGPSTRAALATELGLNRSTIKTLVDGLAEAGVVEERVPRPGRGAGRPSLLVLPQPHAAVVLAVDVQVEHVAIALVGLGGQILGRNSWNLHARTRTPDEVITHVIESARVLAADLDLEPAGVGVSVPGVVRRADGLVHEAPNLRWTNVALGDRLSAVLRIPVLVANDAELGAVAEHLRGAARGSSDSVYVSADVGVGGGVISQGSSLRGGAGYVGEIGHMAIRPGGSPCYCGSSGCWETEIGEAALCRALGLPADTTRGAILVELRELAQDPVAAAERLHEYAEWLTLGLLNVVNLLGPELVVLGDLLTVLPDSLIRSITDEVKRRSLVSRAAGGTRIVSSALGADVKLLGAAEVAFEMVLDTV, from the coding sequence GTGAGCAGCTCGCCCGTCGCCCGCCCGGACGAGGTGCGTCGGCACAACCGCACCACACTGTTGCGACTGCTGCACGTCGGCGGGCCCAGCACCCGGGCGGCGCTGGCCACCGAACTCGGGCTCAACCGGAGCACCATCAAGACGCTCGTCGACGGCCTGGCGGAAGCCGGGGTAGTCGAGGAGAGGGTGCCGAGGCCAGGGCGAGGGGCGGGCCGCCCCTCGCTCCTGGTCCTGCCCCAGCCGCACGCGGCGGTGGTGCTGGCGGTCGACGTGCAGGTAGAGCACGTGGCCATCGCACTGGTCGGGCTGGGCGGGCAGATCCTGGGCCGTAACAGCTGGAACCTGCATGCCCGCACCCGGACCCCGGACGAGGTGATCACGCACGTGATCGAATCGGCCCGGGTCCTGGCCGCGGACCTGGACCTGGAACCGGCCGGGGTCGGAGTTTCGGTGCCCGGCGTGGTGCGCCGGGCCGACGGCCTGGTCCACGAGGCCCCCAACCTGCGCTGGACCAACGTGGCGCTGGGGGACCGGTTGTCCGCCGTCCTGCGCATCCCGGTGCTGGTGGCCAACGACGCGGAACTGGGCGCGGTGGCCGAACACCTGCGAGGAGCCGCCCGCGGCTCGTCGGACTCGGTCTACGTGTCCGCGGACGTGGGCGTGGGCGGCGGCGTGATCTCCCAGGGCTCGTCCCTGCGAGGTGGAGCCGGCTACGTGGGCGAGATCGGGCACATGGCCATCCGCCCCGGCGGCAGCCCCTGTTACTGCGGCAGCAGCGGCTGCTGGGAAACGGAAATCGGCGAGGCCGCCCTCTGCCGTGCGCTGGGCCTGCCGGCAGACACCACCCGGGGCGCAATCCTGGTGGAGCTGCGAGAGCTGGCGCAGGACCCGGTTGCCGCAGCGGAACGCCTGCACGAGTACGCAGAGTGGCTGACCCTCGGCCTGCTCAACGTGGTCAACCTGCTGGGCCCGGAACTGGTGGTGCTGGGCGACCTCCTGACCGTGCTGCCCGACTCGCTGATCCGCTCGATCACCGACGAGGTCAAGCGGCGAAGCCTGGTCTCCCGAGCCGCGGGCGGTACCCGGATCGTCAGCTCCGCCCTAGGCGCGGACGTCAAGCTGCTGGGCGCCGCCGAAGTTGCCTTCGAAATGGTGCTGGACACCGTCTGA
- a CDS encoding DUF7455 domain-containing protein, with protein MTTPTLTRPELTALDRCDRCGAAAQVRAVLSSGGELLFCGHHAREHEAKLKELAAEIQK; from the coding sequence ATGACAACGCCGACGCTCACCCGCCCCGAATTGACCGCCCTCGACCGATGCGACCGGTGCGGAGCAGCAGCACAGGTACGCGCTGTCCTTAGCTCAGGAGGCGAGCTGCTCTTCTGCGGGCACCACGCCCGTGAGCACGAGGCCAAGTTGAAGGAACTGGCCGCGGAGATCCAGAAGTAG
- a CDS encoding EamA family transporter: MYAGAAVAVGLFGHASPSGVAWLRCLGAAMVLLVWRRPPKEAWRGRRLLLAGTFGVVTAGMNVVFYEAIARLPLGTVVALEFAGPVAVAAIGSRNRRDAIALGLVAAGVVAIADVRIAGSLLGLVFALAAAAAWAAYIVLGKRVAIGGDGIDSLAVGFVVATVLLSPLALGAAQVWGSPRMLVLGIGVGVLSTVVPYGLDQVVLRRLGRARFAVLLALLPVTASVVGFVVLAQVPGVVESLGTVAVIAGVALRSREDTGPITEPPG; encoded by the coding sequence ATGTATGCCGGAGCGGCCGTCGCGGTCGGTCTTTTCGGGCACGCTTCTCCGTCCGGAGTCGCCTGGCTGCGCTGCCTCGGCGCGGCCATGGTGCTCCTGGTGTGGCGTAGACCACCGAAGGAGGCATGGCGGGGCAGGAGACTGCTGCTCGCGGGCACTTTCGGCGTCGTCACCGCCGGGATGAACGTGGTCTTCTACGAGGCCATCGCGCGGTTGCCGCTGGGCACCGTCGTCGCGCTGGAGTTCGCCGGCCCGGTGGCCGTCGCCGCGATCGGGTCCCGAAACCGGCGCGATGCGATCGCACTCGGGCTGGTGGCCGCCGGGGTGGTCGCGATCGCCGACGTGCGGATCGCGGGCAGCCTGCTCGGCCTGGTGTTCGCGCTGGCCGCGGCGGCTGCCTGGGCGGCGTACATCGTGCTGGGGAAGCGGGTCGCGATCGGCGGGGACGGGATCGATTCGCTCGCGGTCGGGTTCGTGGTGGCGACGGTCCTGCTCTCCCCGCTCGCGCTCGGTGCCGCCCAGGTGTGGGGTTCGCCACGAATGCTGGTGCTCGGAATCGGGGTCGGCGTGCTGTCTACCGTCGTTCCCTATGGGCTGGACCAGGTCGTTCTGCGTCGGCTGGGCCGGGCGCGCTTCGCGGTGCTGCTGGCCTTGCTGCCGGTGACCGCGAGCGTGGTCGGGTTCGTGGTGCTCGCTCAAGTGCCTGGCGTCGTGGAGTCGCTCGGGACCGTCGCGGTGATAGCCGGGGTCGCGTTGCGCAGCCGGGAAGACACCGGTCCGATCACGGAACCTCCTGGCTGA
- a CDS encoding glutamine synthetase, whose protein sequence is MTKAASAAAKDLAAAGVSGVHLSWADNNGIPRSRIVPIGGLADAAVRGVGATSLFAVFDSHDAITYAHSGLGTPSGDIRLVPVVERLRRLAGQPALAWAPVRQVAADGSPWPYCQRSVLERQVAEAAAQGLEFRAGYELEFMVTPAGSADVMSAPGHPGPAYSPHALVGLDEFVATLLHDFAANGLRIGQLHAEYGVAQLELSLAATDPVAAADDQLLARQTIHAAARAHGLAASFAPLVGLATAGNGWHLHTSVWRKDRNLLTGPGVPEGEGAGYVGGLLRDLPALTAITAPSVPSTMRLRPGFFAGAYAFWGVENREAPLRYVPGSALLGVDHANIELKTSDASANPYLALAVVLAAGTAGIAESVVPPEPIAEDPGSWSEGERDTRGVLPLPAHTSEQDSALLANPRIAGVLGNELLGAFRAVRASDAAWAAQRAPEEIVAAHLWRY, encoded by the coding sequence ATGACCAAGGCGGCGTCGGCGGCGGCGAAGGACCTGGCCGCGGCGGGGGTCAGCGGCGTCCACCTGTCGTGGGCGGACAACAACGGAATCCCGCGTTCGCGGATCGTCCCGATCGGCGGGCTGGCCGACGCTGCGGTCCGCGGGGTAGGCGCGACCTCGCTGTTCGCGGTGTTCGACAGCCACGACGCCATCACCTACGCCCACTCCGGCCTCGGCACGCCGTCCGGCGACATCCGGCTCGTCCCGGTGGTGGAGCGGCTGCGCAGGCTCGCCGGGCAGCCCGCGCTCGCTTGGGCGCCGGTGCGGCAGGTCGCCGCGGACGGGTCGCCCTGGCCCTACTGCCAGCGTTCGGTGCTGGAGCGGCAGGTCGCCGAGGCAGCGGCGCAGGGGCTCGAATTCCGCGCCGGGTACGAGCTGGAGTTCATGGTCACGCCAGCCGGCAGCGCGGACGTGATGTCCGCCCCTGGGCATCCCGGACCGGCCTACAGCCCGCACGCGCTGGTCGGCCTCGACGAGTTCGTGGCCACGCTGCTGCACGATTTCGCCGCGAACGGCCTGCGGATCGGCCAGTTGCACGCGGAGTACGGCGTGGCGCAGCTGGAACTCTCGCTGGCCGCCACCGATCCGGTCGCCGCGGCCGACGATCAGCTGCTCGCCCGTCAGACCATCCACGCGGCCGCGCGCGCACACGGTCTCGCGGCCAGTTTCGCGCCGCTGGTCGGGCTCGCCACCGCGGGAAACGGCTGGCACCTGCACACTTCCGTCTGGCGAAAAGACCGCAATCTCCTGACCGGTCCAGGTGTTCCGGAGGGCGAAGGCGCGGGTTACGTCGGCGGGCTGCTGCGGGATCTGCCCGCGCTGACCGCGATCACCGCGCCGAGCGTCCCGTCGACGATGCGGCTGCGGCCGGGGTTCTTCGCCGGCGCCTATGCGTTCTGGGGCGTGGAGAACCGCGAGGCACCGCTGCGGTACGTCCCGGGGTCGGCGTTGCTGGGCGTCGATCACGCGAATATCGAGCTGAAGACGTCGGACGCGTCCGCCAATCCGTATCTCGCGCTGGCCGTGGTCCTCGCTGCCGGGACGGCCGGTATCGCGGAGTCGGTGGTGCCGCCGGAACCGATCGCGGAGGACCCGGGAAGCTGGAGCGAAGGCGAGCGGGACACCCGGGGCGTGCTGCCGCTGCCCGCGCATACGTCCGAACAGGACAGTGCGCTGCTGGCGAATCCGCGGATAGCGGGGGTTTTGGGCAACGAACTGCTCGGCGCGTTCCGGGCGGTGCGTGCTTCGGACGCGGCCTGGGCCGCGCAGCGGGCACCCGAGGAGATCGTGGCGGCGCATCTGTGGCGGTACTGA
- a CDS encoding DUF6885 family protein yields the protein MAVLNTGLSDVHWLPGGAQLVAEARAELPQKDGLAAAFTALVALRAAGIPVLDQDEVAIAAGTVRAAIAPPEGALPRNDFRLAVPLGEASGTSVRGLAAAIRRLSGGRLAVVPAAGEWRPETVSDLLLGLWELPRVAVLARLDPAELGSPDTPERALLDYLDTGVPPLWTNRWRPPAPHHVLIAGVRLGAEGTLLSLVDTYPELGDNGVHDQPVEWVAAGLESVLLVADSVHEAVLAQAARYAGLR from the coding sequence GTGGCGGTACTGAATACGGGGCTTTCCGACGTCCATTGGCTGCCGGGCGGCGCACAACTGGTGGCCGAAGCGCGTGCCGAACTGCCGCAGAAGGACGGTCTCGCGGCGGCCTTCACGGCGCTGGTGGCGTTGCGCGCGGCGGGGATCCCGGTGCTCGACCAGGACGAAGTCGCGATCGCCGCCGGTACCGTGCGCGCGGCCATCGCGCCGCCAGAAGGAGCCTTGCCCCGCAACGACTTCCGGCTTGCGGTACCGCTCGGCGAAGCATCCGGCACTTCCGTGCGAGGCTTGGCCGCGGCGATCCGTCGGCTGTCCGGCGGCCGGCTGGCGGTGGTCCCGGCGGCGGGGGAGTGGCGCCCGGAGACGGTGTCGGATCTGCTGCTGGGTTTGTGGGAGCTGCCGCGGGTCGCCGTGCTGGCTCGGCTCGACCCGGCGGAACTGGGCTCGCCGGATACGCCCGAGCGCGCGCTGCTGGACTATCTCGACACCGGAGTTCCTCCACTGTGGACGAACCGGTGGCGGCCGCCCGCGCCGCATCACGTCCTGATCGCCGGTGTGCGGCTGGGCGCGGAAGGCACCTTGCTGTCCCTTGTCGACACCTACCCCGAACTCGGCGACAACGGCGTGCACGACCAGCCGGTGGAGTGGGTCGCGGCGGGGCTGGAGTCGGTGTTGCTGGTAGCCGATTCCGTTCACGAGGCCGTGTTGGCGCAGGCCGCGCGTTACGCAGGGCTGCGCTGA
- a CDS encoding winged helix-turn-helix transcriptional regulator, producing the protein MPVRQPLPPDLFEELCPSTLVPFRFTDKWAALVLRCLDDGPRRFSELRVPLRRVTPKVLTQSLRNLERAGLVSRTVHADPALGVEYAMTPLGRSMMAPLQGLYDWVAEHWEELLDAQERFDQRSPA; encoded by the coding sequence ATGCCGGTTCGGCAGCCATTGCCGCCTGATCTGTTCGAAGAGCTGTGCCCGTCGACCCTGGTGCCGTTCCGGTTCACGGACAAGTGGGCGGCGCTCGTCCTGCGCTGCCTTGACGACGGGCCGCGCCGGTTTTCCGAGTTGCGGGTACCGCTGCGACGGGTCACGCCGAAGGTGCTCACCCAGTCGCTGCGCAACCTGGAACGCGCGGGTCTCGTCTCCCGTACCGTGCACGCCGATCCGGCGCTCGGCGTGGAGTACGCGATGACTCCGCTGGGCCGCAGCATGATGGCGCCGCTGCAGGGGTTGTACGACTGGGTCGCCGAGCACTGGGAAGAGCTGCTCGACGCGCAAGAGCGCTTCGATCAGCGCAGCCCTGCGTAA
- a CDS encoding NAD(P)-dependent oxidoreductase — protein sequence MAVSCRSIPEGTGSLDTFQSTESPGGIPTMSKIVIFGAGGRAGRQAVAEARRRGHDVTAVVRDPSRYADLGAVAGDVTNAADVAALAAGHDSVITAAAVYGAGTDPDAFFTGSARALIRGLREAGVARLVTVGLSALLTGADGVPLLDAIPAEFRPFCEAHAAGLAVLAADGGALDWVYVSPSGDFDHEGARTGRYEIRDHGDLSVRISYPDFAVALLDEIENPQHHRVHLAVA from the coding sequence ATGGCGGTCTCCTGTCGCAGTATCCCGGAGGGAACCGGCTCCCTGGATACCTTCCAGAGCACCGAGTCTCCAGGAGGTATTCCCACCATGAGCAAGATCGTCATCTTCGGAGCAGGCGGCCGGGCCGGACGGCAGGCGGTCGCCGAGGCGCGCCGCCGCGGACACGACGTCACGGCGGTCGTCCGCGACCCCTCGCGCTACGCCGATTTGGGCGCCGTCGCGGGCGACGTCACGAACGCGGCGGACGTCGCGGCCTTGGCGGCCGGCCACGACAGCGTCATCACCGCTGCGGCGGTGTATGGCGCAGGCACTGACCCGGACGCGTTCTTCACCGGCTCTGCCCGCGCTCTGATCAGGGGGCTGCGGGAGGCCGGCGTGGCGCGGCTGGTCACCGTCGGGCTTTCCGCGCTGCTGACCGGTGCCGACGGCGTCCCGTTGCTGGACGCGATTCCCGCCGAGTTCCGGCCGTTCTGCGAGGCGCACGCGGCCGGGCTGGCGGTGCTGGCGGCCGACGGCGGGGCGCTGGACTGGGTGTACGTGAGCCCGTCCGGCGACTTCGATCACGAGGGAGCACGGACCGGCCGATACGAAATCCGTGACCACGGCGATCTCTCGGTTCGGATCTCCTACCCGGACTTCGCGGTGGCGCTGCTGGACGAGATCGAGAATCCGCAGCACCACCGCGTTCACCTGGCCGTGGCCTGA
- a CDS encoding APC family permease, translating to MGVRRTLDVDEVLKRQDSGELKRRLRGRDLVGFGVGIIIGTGIFTLAGVEAKTHAGPSVTLSFVIGAVVAGLAALCYAELASSVPTAGSAYTYAFATLGEVFAWIIGWDLLLEFALGASVVSRSWSSYLANLLGLSPQWFGEEATVNIGAVLIIAVLTVVAVVGIKESAWLTNLLVLVKVAVCVLILAVGVFFVKSANLSPFIPPAQPPSSSPNALHQPVVQAALGLEQSVYGIAGMVTAAAVVFFAYTGFEALANLGEETLNPRKDLRVGILGALAVCAVLYLGVSVVLTGMVPYTEIDTGAPLAAAFDRVGQHWIGALISLGAVTGLTSVMMVELVTIGRIGFAMGRDGLLPKAIGTAHPRWGTPHRMTIIGAALIAVLAALVPISALADMVSIGALSAMIIVALAVPVLRKRRPDLHRPFTVPFSPVLPIIAALACFYLMLNLDVLTWLRFAAWLVLGLLIYFFYGRKHSRYAEKKTESEKS from the coding sequence ATGGGTGTGCGGAGAACTCTCGACGTCGACGAGGTACTGAAGCGCCAAGACTCCGGCGAGCTGAAACGGCGGCTGCGGGGACGCGACCTGGTCGGGTTCGGTGTCGGGATCATCATCGGCACCGGCATCTTCACCCTCGCCGGGGTCGAAGCGAAGACACACGCCGGGCCGTCGGTCACGCTGTCGTTCGTGATCGGTGCGGTGGTCGCCGGGCTCGCCGCGCTCTGCTACGCCGAACTGGCGTCCAGCGTGCCGACCGCGGGCAGCGCCTACACCTATGCGTTCGCGACGCTCGGCGAGGTCTTCGCCTGGATCATCGGCTGGGACCTGCTGCTGGAGTTCGCACTCGGTGCGTCGGTGGTGTCCCGCAGCTGGTCCAGCTACCTGGCCAATCTGCTCGGGCTGTCGCCGCAGTGGTTCGGCGAGGAAGCGACCGTCAACATCGGCGCGGTGCTGATCATCGCGGTGCTGACAGTGGTCGCGGTGGTCGGCATCAAGGAGTCCGCGTGGCTCACGAACCTGCTGGTGCTGGTGAAGGTCGCGGTGTGCGTGCTGATCCTCGCGGTCGGCGTCTTCTTCGTGAAAAGCGCGAACCTCAGCCCGTTCATTCCGCCCGCACAGCCGCCGTCGAGCAGCCCGAACGCACTGCATCAGCCGGTGGTCCAGGCCGCGCTCGGCCTCGAGCAGTCGGTATACGGCATCGCCGGCATGGTCACCGCCGCCGCGGTCGTGTTCTTCGCCTACACCGGGTTCGAAGCGCTCGCGAACCTCGGCGAAGAGACCCTCAACCCGCGCAAGGACCTCCGCGTCGGCATTCTCGGCGCGCTGGCGGTGTGCGCGGTGCTCTACCTCGGGGTGTCGGTCGTGCTCACCGGCATGGTCCCCTACACCGAGATCGACACCGGCGCGCCGCTCGCGGCCGCGTTCGACCGGGTCGGCCAGCACTGGATCGGCGCGCTCATCTCGCTCGGCGCGGTCACCGGCCTGACCTCGGTGATGATGGTCGAACTGGTCACCATCGGCCGGATCGGCTTCGCGATGGGCCGCGACGGACTGCTGCCGAAAGCGATCGGCACCGCACACCCCCGCTGGGGCACTCCGCACCGGATGACGATCATCGGAGCGGCGCTGATCGCCGTGCTGGCCGCGCTGGTGCCGATCTCGGCACTGGCCGACATGGTCAGCATCGGCGCGCTGTCCGCGATGATCATCGTCGCGCTGGCGGTGCCGGTGCTGCGCAAACGCCGTCCGGATCTGCACCGGCCGTTCACCGTGCCGTTCTCGCCGGTGCTGCCGATCATCGCCGCGCTGGCGTGCTTCTACCTGATGCTGAACCTCGACGTGCTGACCTGGCTCCGGTTCGCCGCCTGGCTCGTGCTCGGGCTGCTGATCTACTTCTTCTACGGCCGCAAGCATTCCCGGTATGCGGAGAAGAAAACGGAGTCGGAGAAGTCGTAG